The proteins below come from a single Cinclus cinclus chromosome 21, bCinCin1.1, whole genome shotgun sequence genomic window:
- the COL6A1 gene encoding collagen alpha-1(VI) chain, whose protein sequence is MKLRDFLLTLLLPAGFLWRGSCAQQLEIMTQVSNAEDCPVDLFFVLDTSESVALRVKPFGDLVTQVKDFTNRFIDKLTRRYYRCDRNLVWNAGALHYSDDVVLIKSLTPMPSGQSELKNRVSAINYIGKGTYTDCAIKRGIEELLIGGSHHKENKYLIVVTDGHPLEGYKEPCGGLDDAANEAKLLGIKVFSVAISPNHLDQRLNIIATDHTYRRNFTATSLKPTREIDVEETINTIIDMIKLNTEQLCCSFECQPPRGPLGPPGDPGHEGERGKPGLPGQKGEAGDPGRPGDMGPVGYQGMKGDKGSRGEKGSRGAKGAKGEKGRRGIDGIDGMKGEAGYPGLPGCKGSPGFDGAQGLPGPKGDPGAFGPKGAKGEPGNDGKPGRQGIPGNPGEKGALGNQGEPGPAGETGDEGAPGEDGSSGERGSNGERGPPGSPGDRGPRGQLGEPGPPGDQGREGPLGPPGDQGEPGPPGPKGYRGDDGPPGSEGPKGLPGAPGLPGDPGLMGERGEDGPPGNGTIGFTGAPGQPGDRGNPGINGTKGYVGPKGDEGEAGDPGNDNLTPGPSGIKGAKGHRGREGPPGSPGPVGPPGPDECEILDIIMKMCSCCECTCGPVDLLFVLDSSESIGLQNFQIAKDFIIKVIDRLSKDERVKFEAGESRVGVVQYSHDNTQELVAMGDANIDNIGALKQAIKNLQWIAGGTYTGEALQFTKDNLLRRFTSDKRVAIVITDGRSDTLRDPTPLNSLCDVTPVVSLGIGDIFRNPPNPDHLNDIACLSRPTRPGLSIQRDNYAELLDDTFLQNITSYVCQEKKCPDYTCPITFTRPADITLLVDSSTSVGSKNFETTKKFVKRLAGRFLEAGKPAEDSVRISVVQYSGRNQQKVEAQFQYNYTVIAKAIDNMEFMNDATDVNSALQFITELYRRSARTTAKKRVLVFSDGHSQGITARAIERAVQDAQKADIEIYVLAVGSQVNEPNIRVLVTGKSMDYDVAYGERHLFRTPDYASLLRGVFYQTVSRKIAVD, encoded by the exons ACTGCCCTGTGGACCTGTTCTTCGTCCTGGACACCTCAGAGAGTGTTGCCCTGAGGGTGAAGCCCTTTGGGGACCTGGTTACCCAAGTGAAAGATTTCACCAACCGCTTCATTGATAAGCTGACTAGGAG GTACTACCGCTGTGACCGTAATCTGGTGTGGAACGCGGGAGCGTTGCACTACAGCGACGATGTGGTGCTCATCAAGAGCCTCACACCAATGCCTAGCGGGCAGAGTGAGCTGAAGAACCGCGTGTCAGCCATCAACTACATCGGGAAGGGGACCTACACTGACTGTGCCATCAAGCGTGGCATTGAGGAGCTGCTCATCGG TGGTTCCCatcacaaggaaaataaatacctgATTGTGGTGACTGATGGACATCCCTTGGAAGGTTACAAGGAGCCCTGTGGAGGCCTGGACGATGCTGCCAATGAAGCCAAACTCCTGGGGATCAAAGTGTTCTCTGTTGCCATCTCACCCAACCACTTG GACCAGCGGCTGAACATCATTGCCACGGACCACACCTACCGCCGCAACTTCACTGCCACCAGCCTGAAGCCCACCAGGGAGATCGATGTGGAGGAGACCATCAACACCATCATCGACATGATT AAACTCAACACGGAGCAATTG tgctgctcctttGAGTGTCAG cctccccGGGGACCCCTCGGACCTCCTGGTGACCCTGGCCATGAG GGAGAACGAGGCAAGCCAGGTCTTCCTGGCCAgaaaggagaggctggagaccCA GGCAGGCCAGGAGACATGGGACCTGTTGGCTACCAAGGAATGAAG GGTGACAAAGGAAGCCGAGGAGAAAAG GGCTCAAGGGGAGCCAAAGGAGCCAAG GGTGAGAAAGGCAGGCGTGGAATCGATGGCATCGATGGCATGAAG GGTGAAGCTGGATACCCCGGATTACCTGGCTGCAAAGGCTCACCTGGATTCGAC GGAGCTCAAGGCTTGCCTGGACCGAAGGGAGATCCTGGTGCTTTCGGACCCAAGGGAGCCAAG GGGGAGCCTGGGAATGATGGAAAGCCTGGCCGACAGGGGATTCCTGGCAACCCTGGAGAGAAG GGTGCTCTTGGGAATCAGGGTGAGCCTGGACCAGCAGGAGAGACTGGTGACGAG GGTGCTCCAGGTGAGGATGGTTCTTCTGGAGAACGG GGCAGCAATGGAGAGAGGGGACCCCCAGGTTCGCCAGGTGACCGCGGGCCAAGAGGACAGCTG GGAGAGCCTGGACCACCTGGTGACCAAGGGCGGGAAGGACCCCTTGGACCACCTGGCGACCAG GGTGAGCCCGGACCCCCAGGACCCAAAGGCTACAGAGGAGATGACGGCCCCCCCGGCAGTGAG GGCCCAAAGGGATTGCCTGGAGCacctgggctgcctggggaccCTGGGCTGATGGGAGAAAGG GGGGAGGATGGTCCTCCTGGAAATGGCACAATTGGATTCACAGGTGCCCCA ggacagccaggagaCAGAGGCAACCCTGGCATTAAC GGAACAAAAGGCTACGTCGGACCTAAAGGTGATGAAGGGGAAGCAGGTGACCCTGGCAATGAT AACCTGACCCCTGGGCCCAGTGGCATCAAAGGAGCAAAGGGCCACAGGGGACGTGAAGGTCCCCCG GGATCACCGGGACCTGTGGGGCCTCCAGGACCAGAT gAATGTGAAATCTTGGACATCATCATGAAGATGTGCT CTTGCTGCG AGTGCACCTGTGGTCCCGTCGACCTCCTCTTTGTGTTGGACAGCTCAGAAAGCATCGGCCTGCAGAACTTCCAGATTGCCAAGGACTTCATAATCAAAGTCATCGACCGCCTGAGCAAGGATGAGAGGGTCAAG TTTGAAGCTGGGGAGTCCCGTGTGGGCGTTGTGCAGTACAGCCATGACAACACGCAGGAGCTGGTGGCCATGGGGGATGCCAACATTGACAACATCGGGGCGCTCAAGCA GGCAATCAAGAACCTGCAGTGGATTGCTGGGGGCACCTACACTGGGGAGGCCCTGCAGTTCACCAAGGACAACCTTCTGCGGAGGTTCACGTCCGACAAGCGTGTGGCCATTGTCATCACAGATGGGCGCTCCGACACCCTGCGGGACCCCACCCCACTCAACTCCCTGTGCGATGTCACCCCG GTGGTTTCCCTTGGGATTGGTGACATTTTCCGGAACCCTCCAAATCCAGATCACCTGAATGACATTGCTTGTTTAAGCAGACCAACCAGGCCGGGACTGTCCATTCAAAGGGACAACTATGCTGAGCTCCTGGATGACACCTTCTTGCAGAACATCACCTCATACGTCTGCCAAG agaaaaaatgtCCTGACTACACCTGCCCAA TCACCTTCACCAGGCCAGCAGACATCACACTGCTGGTGGACAGCTCCACCAGTGTGGGGAGCAAGAACTTTGAGACCACCAAGAAGTTCGTGAAGCGGCTGGCAGGGCGGTTCCTGGAGGCTGGCAAGCCTGCTGAGGACTCTGTGCGCATCTCAGTGGTGCAGTACAGCGGCCGGAACCAGCAGAAAGTGGAAGCTCAGTTTCAGTACAACTACACAGTCATTGCCAAGGCCATCGACAACATGGAGTTCATGAATGATGCCACGGATGTGAACTCTGCTCTGCAGTTCATCACAGAGCTTTACCGGCGTTCCGCCCGCACCACAGCCAAGAAGAGGGTGCTGGTGTTTTCTGATGGACACTCCCAAGGGATCACCGCCAGGGCCATCGAGAGGGCTGTGCAGGATGCACAGAAGGCTGACATTGAGATCTATGTGCTGGCAGTGGGCAGCCAAGTCAATGAGCCCAACATCCGTGTCCTTGTCACAGGGAAGAGCATGGATTATGACGTGGCTTACGGGGAGCGGCACCTTTTCCGCACGCCAGACTACGCCTCTCTGCTGCGTGGTGTCTTCTACCAAACTGTCTCCAGGAAGATAGCTGTTGACTGA